The genome window TGGAGGCCTGTTGAGTGACTGCTTGGGGCCACCCAGGGGGAGGCACCTGAGAGGGGATCTGCCCAGAAGTCCACAGGCCCTGCTGGGTCTGACCTGGGGCAGAAGGGCCCATGGCCCAGTTGACCTGAGGAGGAGAGGTCGCCATGGAGGCTATGGGACTGCTGGCGTTGAAGCTCTCTGAGGCCTTGAGGCGGGAGAACATGGCCAGTGCGTCTGGGAAGTTGGGAGGTGTTGCTGGTGTGTTGGCTGGAGTGTGCATCTGTGGAGAAAGGAGAGAACCATTAATAAGAGAACATAGATCTGTAAGCATTTCTGATTGCATATTTCACTACTAACTTCTGTAATTACTGGCGCATTGTCTCCAGTTCTAATTGACATGCTTGGTTTGATTTACCATCTTGACACTTATGTCCTCCCTCAACTGGTCCTTAGAAGTGCCTACATCATAATAGTTGTGGAAGCAAAAAGGGAAAAATATTTTCCCTTCGAAGCCCAACTTCCTCAGACTGACCCCTTGTCTTTCCACCAAATTCTACATCCTGCCCTGAGTCTGCCCTCTCAGCTGACACTACAGAGAGCAGGCCTCAGGAGACTGCTCTGTGACTGCCAAACACAGGACCAGTCAGCCAAAACAAACACCATTTCATGAGTAAGAACCTAAGAGGGTCCAAAGGAATCGTACCTTCCAGGACATAAAAGGTCAAAGCAACCAGTGTTAGGATTCACTCCAACCATCTGAAGGCTACCAGACTGTCTGTTTTCTCATTGTGCGGACAGGATATCCACCACATAATAGATTATGCAATATCTCAAACAGTCATGTGGTTTGTAGTGGAACTAGAGGAAATagatacccccccccctccaaggCACATGCTTGCCTTCAGAATACGTTTTGACTACGGTAAACATATTTCTTTAGGAGGATTGTCAGacaatttaactacattttgttAATGAGAGCTGAAATATGTACAAGAAGAAAAAGATCACCACGGGCTAATAAAGAAATCCTTATTACTTGATAAGAACATTAGTGGAGTTTCCCACACACATGGATTTCTAAGGTTTCTATGGTGCAGTAAGAATGAATgagttaatgaatgaatgaacaaacATTGGATTTCCCACAGGCATTAGCGTTGAGCTGCTTCAATAGGAACGAGACATGCCTTTATTCAACGTAATCATTTATGATGCGCAGTGAACCATAAGGCTAGTGTGTGCATTGCTCAGTTCAGGACAAGCATGTCTTTGTACAAAAAACGGGTCAGCAGCAGCCATACTAGCATAAGGCTGGCTGCTTCAGAAATGTCATTTTGCATTTTGCAGATCACTGGTAGCCTACATTTGCTTCAGTCAATAACATTGCAATAAATTGCAGCAATAAATTGTAAGTGATCGTAACAGACTTCCTGTCAACTGACACACATGGCGGCAATAAAACAATGACCTAAGATACGATTTAGAATTATAATTTTTTATACTATATCTGTTTACAAAACGGTTAAAACTGTACAGCTGAAAAACACATAATACAAACGCCTTCCGTTATCTGACCACAATAACAAGACAGCCTGGCATGTGTGGGAGTTTCCACTGCTTTACATTGAAAGAGGTCAGCAGTGTATAGGGAGAAGGGTGTTGAAGGGGTTGGCTATGTGGACACACAGGGTGTGGGCCTCGGTGTGTGGCAGCTGCTCAGTCAGATCAGCTGGCTCtgtacacataaacacacaggaGACCGACCGTGTATTTTCTCATCTGGAGCTGCAAAGTTGCTATAGAAACAGTCCTGTTTGATAGGGATGGATCCTGTTATAGCAGCTGCAGCCAGGGAAACAGTACAAGAGAGCTTGTTTTAGAGAGTGTGGTCTTTCTCATCCCTTTTCCTATTGTTTATTGTCAGTTTGCCATATTTGTGGCTCAGAATAAACAATGGCAAACTGTACCCTGTACTAAAGCCCTGCATCCTACCAACCAGCATTGTTCATATTAAACACAATGTGCTATTGTACACCAGGCAGTCTACTCTACCATTGTTCAAAGGGCTTGTAAACAGACACATTTTCTTCGCAAAATTATATCCCGCATCAGAGCACATCTAAATGTAGACACTAAACGTCTAATAGCCATCCCAAATAGTAATATCAAGGGTAGAAGTACAGTTTACAAAAGCTGTTTCTTTTGGACGATGTTATGAAGACTCTTTAACTGACTCGATTCATGACTGCCACAGACCTCCTGGCATCCTAAACATTGACTGGGACATTGTGATAAGCCACACGTCTACAATATTGCCACCGGCCTATGCCTTATTAGCCTGCTGTGGTTAAAACCCCTATGTGCATTTCAATCATGAGGGACGTAATCATCTGTGGATGTAACATCCCATAAGCACGTTGAGTTTCAACACTGACCTCCATCGTGTGATCTACAAGATAAATTGTTGAGGGCATCATGGGTAATCTGTCTTTAGCGAGGCTGCACCTTTTTCAGAGCTGTTTCACTAACTCACAGTCATCCTACACAATGTCTGTTTCCATGTATGTGGTCAACTGTCCAGCAAAATGAAAGAAAGGAAATTCAAACATCCCGTGTCACGTGATACACAGCTTACATTACTGTGTCCTGTATCAACAAATCAATCTCACCAACCTCCAACACAAACAGGTCAATGAGCAACCATAGAGTGAGTCAATAATTAACCCAACACAGTCCCTTGTTGTTATCATACAGCCAGGGATAGGTTAATATACAGATGCTGGTTGGTCATGTCAACTTGTTCAAGTGACAAGTGTCATTTTAAACCAAGGCCACGGTGCTCTTCATAACAATACTACTACTGACAACAGAAACAATACCCTACAGCACTtccaaaaacattacatttaataGCCTTGGGTGTAACAGAGTTAGTTTCGTAACCTCACTCCCCAGCTTGAAATGTCTCCACATCATGTTACATGTGCATCGGGCCTCTCTCTCCTTGGCCTTTCTGCGCTGGTCTGTTTAAGGACACAGTGGGCACATACTGCACCGTAGTAAACCTGTCAACCATTTGTCAATGAAAGGGGCTCAACTTAACCTTATGCCACGCCTGACAGCCAACCCCTAATGCATACAGACCATGCCAGATATATTACCAATGTCACTGCTTCTTATCTAATCTAATGTCTGCCCACATCCTGTTTATTTTCATCAGtttgaaaatgaaaaaaattaaaatagaaGCAGAATGAGATCATCGGGAAATGGCAGACCCAGTGGTAGGTTATGAGAGGTAAGGTTCTAGAGCTGATATCTTATTGCTCGTGAAGCCAGATGTTGTTTCGAAGGAGAAAATCTATAGGCCAAATGGAAAATCTACATGACAAATGGCCTAGATTAAACTGTGCTAATGTCCTGTTATACATGTGTCATGATTTTAACACTGTCATTAAAAAacaatgtatgtacagttgaagtctgaaggtaacatacacttaggttggagttattaaaacttgtttttcaaccaaaactatagttttggcaagtcgattaggacatcgactttgtgcatgacacaagtaattgttccaacaattgtttacagacagattatttcacttataattcactgtatcacaaatccagtgggtcagaagtttacatacactaagttgactgtgcctttaaacagtttggaaaattccaggaaattatgtcatggctttagaagcttctgataggctaattgacaacaattgagtcaattggaggtgtacttgtggatgtctttcaaggcctaccttcaaacgtagtgcctctttgcttgacatcatgggaaaatcaaaggaaatcagccaagacctcagaaaaaaaattgtagacctccacaagtctggttcatccttgggagcaatttccaaacgcctgaaggtaccacgttcatctgtacaaacaatagtacgcaagtataaacaccatgggaccacgcagccgtcataccgctcaggaaggagacgcgttctgtctcctcgagatgaacgtactttggtctgaaaagtccaaatcaatcccagaacaacagcaaaggaccttttgaagatggaggaaacaggtacaaaagtatctatatccacagtaaaacaagtggggggtaccacagggttcaattcttgggccaactcttttctctgtatacataaatgatgtcgctcttgctgctggtgaatctctaatccacctctacgcagacgacaccattctgtatacttctggcccttctttggacactgtgttaacaaccctccagacaagcttcaatgccattcaactctcctttcgtggtctccaactgctcctaaacacaagtaaaactaaatgcatgctcttcaaccgatcgctgcctgcacctgcccgcccatccagcataa of Salmo trutta chromosome 1, fSalTru1.1, whole genome shotgun sequence contains these proteins:
- the LOC115198889 gene encoding UBA-like domain-containing protein 1, which produces MDDLKHQVMINQFVLTAGCAADQAKQLLQAAHWQFETALSAFFQETNIPYSHHHQMMHTPANTPATPPNFPDALAMFSRLKASESFNASSPIASMATSPPQVNWAMGPSAPGQTQQGLWTSGQIPSQVPPPGWPQAVTQQASSEQASVAMEAER